A window of Pantoea agglomerans contains these coding sequences:
- the ilvC gene encoding ketol-acid reductoisomerase, whose protein sequence is MANYFNTLNLRNQLAQLGKCRFMARDEFADGASFLKGKKVVIVGCGAQGLNQGLNMRDSGLDVAYALRAEAIAEKRASWRKATENGFKVGTYEELIPQADLVVNLTPDKQHSAVVQAVQPLMKDGAALGYSHGFNIVEVGETIRKDITVVMVAPKCPGTEVREEYKRGFGVPTLIAVHPENDPKGEGMAIAKAWAAATGGDRAGVLESSFVAEVKSDLMGEQTILCGMLQAGSLLCFDKLVAEGHDAAYTEKLIQFGWETITESLKFGGITLMMDRLSNPAKLRAYALSEQLKEIMAPLFQKHMDDIISGEFSSGMMADWANDDKNLLTWREETGKTAFENAPQYEGKIDEQEYYDKGVLMVAMVKAGVELAFETMVDAGIIEESAYYESLHELPLIANTIARKRLYEMNVVISDTAEYGNYLFSFAAVPLLKEFMTTLQPGDLGKAIEGTQVDNAQLRDVNEAIRQHPIEAVGRKLRGYMTDMKRIAVAS, encoded by the coding sequence ATGGCTAACTACTTCAACACACTGAATCTGCGCAACCAGTTAGCGCAGTTAGGCAAATGTCGCTTTATGGCGCGCGATGAATTCGCCGACGGCGCCAGCTTCCTGAAAGGGAAAAAAGTGGTCATCGTGGGCTGTGGCGCGCAGGGCCTTAACCAGGGTCTGAACATGCGTGATTCCGGTCTGGATGTCGCCTATGCGCTGCGCGCCGAAGCGATCGCCGAGAAGCGCGCCTCCTGGCGCAAGGCCACCGAGAACGGCTTTAAAGTCGGCACCTATGAAGAGCTGATCCCGCAGGCCGATCTGGTGGTCAACCTGACGCCGGACAAACAGCACTCTGCCGTAGTGCAGGCGGTACAGCCGCTGATGAAAGATGGCGCGGCGCTGGGCTACTCGCACGGCTTTAATATCGTTGAAGTAGGCGAAACCATCCGTAAAGACATCACCGTTGTTATGGTGGCGCCGAAATGTCCGGGCACCGAAGTGCGCGAAGAGTACAAGCGCGGTTTCGGCGTACCAACGCTGATCGCCGTCCATCCGGAAAACGATCCGAAAGGCGAAGGCATGGCGATAGCCAAAGCCTGGGCTGCCGCGACCGGTGGCGACCGTGCGGGCGTGCTGGAGTCCTCTTTTGTGGCGGAAGTGAAGTCAGATCTGATGGGCGAGCAGACTATTCTGTGCGGCATGCTGCAGGCCGGTTCGCTGCTCTGCTTCGACAAGCTGGTGGCGGAAGGTCACGACGCGGCCTACACCGAAAAACTGATCCAGTTCGGCTGGGAAACCATCACCGAATCCCTGAAGTTCGGCGGCATTACCCTGATGATGGATCGCCTCTCTAACCCGGCAAAACTGCGCGCTTATGCGCTGTCAGAGCAGCTGAAAGAGATTATGGCACCGCTGTTCCAGAAGCATATGGACGACATCATCTCCGGCGAATTCTCATCCGGCATGATGGCTGACTGGGCTAACGACGACAAAAACCTGCTGACCTGGCGTGAAGAGACCGGCAAAACTGCGTTTGAAAATGCGCCGCAGTATGAAGGCAAAATCGACGAGCAGGAGTACTACGATAAAGGCGTTCTGATGGTGGCAATGGTGAAAGCGGGCGTTGAGCTGGCGTTCGAAACCATGGTCGACGCGGGAATTATCGAAGAGTCCGCTTACTATGAGTCGCTGCACGAGCTGCCGCTGATCGCCAACACCATCGCGCGTAAGCGTCTGTATGAGATGAACGTGGTGATCTCCGACACCGCCGAGTATGGTAACTACCTGTTCTCCTTCGCCGCAGTACCGCTGCTGAAAGAGTTTATGACCACGCTGCAGCCGGGCGATCTGGGCAAAGCGATTGAAGGCACTCAGGTTGATAACGCGCAGCTGCGCGACGTCAACGAGGCGATTCGCCAGCATCCGATCGAAGCGGTTGGCCGTAAACTGCGCGGCTACATGACCGATATGAAGCGTATCGCCGTCGCCAGCTAA
- the yhjD gene encoding inner membrane protein YhjD — protein MTDKQETPNNPEQPKPLIDIQTGNKTVDGSIRRVSRFAAWFQAIPAVAHFIRALERFNDRLGSQFGAAITYFSFLSLIPILMVSFAAVGFVLASNQDLLSQLITKIVNSISDPTLATTLKNTVNTAIQQRATVGITGLLLALYSGINWMGNLREAVRAQSRDVWERTPDDQEKFWKKYLRDLISLIGLMLALVITLSLTSIAGAAQAAIVNALGLADIEWLRPAMTAIALAISIMANYLLFLWIFWILPRHKPRKKALFRGTLLAAIGFEVIKFVMTLTLPKLASSPSGAAFGSVLGLMAFFYFFARLTLFCAAWIATAKYKDDPQMPDSRRASHRQV, from the coding sequence ATGACGGACAAACAGGAAACCCCGAATAATCCCGAGCAACCTAAACCGCTGATCGATATTCAGACCGGCAATAAAACCGTTGACGGCTCGATTCGTCGCGTATCGCGCTTTGCCGCCTGGTTTCAGGCGATTCCGGCGGTGGCGCACTTTATTCGCGCGCTGGAGCGCTTCAACGATCGCCTGGGCAGCCAGTTCGGCGCGGCCATTACCTACTTTTCGTTTTTATCGCTCATCCCGATCCTGATGGTCTCTTTCGCCGCCGTCGGGTTTGTGCTGGCGTCGAACCAGGATCTGCTGTCGCAGCTGATCACGAAGATCGTTAACAGCATCAGCGATCCTACGCTCGCTACGACGCTGAAGAATACGGTAAACACCGCCATCCAGCAGCGCGCCACCGTGGGTATTACCGGTCTGCTGCTGGCGCTCTACTCCGGCATTAACTGGATGGGCAACCTGCGCGAAGCGGTGCGCGCCCAGTCGCGCGACGTCTGGGAGCGCACGCCGGACGATCAGGAGAAGTTCTGGAAAAAGTATCTGCGCGACCTGATTTCGCTGATCGGCCTGATGCTGGCGCTGGTGATCACCCTGTCGCTGACCTCTATCGCTGGCGCGGCGCAGGCAGCAATCGTCAACGCGCTGGGGCTGGCAGATATCGAGTGGCTGCGCCCGGCGATGACCGCCATAGCGCTGGCCATTTCGATTATGGCCAACTATCTGCTGTTCCTGTGGATTTTCTGGATCCTGCCGCGCCACAAGCCGCGTAAGAAAGCGCTGTTTCGCGGCACGCTGCTGGCGGCGATCGGCTTTGAGGTTATCAAGTTCGTGATGACGCTGACGCTGCCCAAGCTCGCTTCGTCGCCCTCGGGTGCCGCCTTCGGCTCGGTGCTGGGTCTGATGGCGTTCTTCTACTTCTTCGCCCGTCTGACGCTGTTCTGCGCCGCCTGGATCGCCACCGCGAAGTATAAAGACGATCCGCAAATGCCGGACTCGCGTCGCGCCTCGCATCGTCAGGTGTAA
- a CDS encoding MFS transporter yields MQASITESLKKSQDETPVNSRGKVVVASLVGTAIEFFDFYIYATAAVIVFPHIFFPQGDNTVATLQSLATFAIAFVARPIGSALFGHFGDRVGRKATLVASLLTMGISTVIIGLLPGYQSIGVAAPLLLALARFGQGLGLGGEWGGAALLATENAPAKKRALYGSFPQLGAPIGFFFANGTFLLLSWLLTDEQFMQWGWRVPFILSAVLVIIGLYVRVSLHESPVFAKVQKEKKQVRVPIAALLSKHLTATILGTFIMLATYTLFYIMTVYSMSYGTAPAPTGLGFSRNSFLWMLMMAVIGFGVMVPIAGLLADRFGRRKTMIVITLMIIAFAFLFPSMLGSGSQALVMAFLLLGLSVMGLTFGPMGALLPELFPTEVRYTGASFSYNLSSILGASVAPYIATWLNAHYGLQAVGYYLASMAALTLIALIACKETRHQTLYEAV; encoded by the coding sequence ATGCAAGCCTCCATCACAGAATCCCTGAAAAAGTCACAAGACGAAACGCCGGTAAACTCTCGCGGCAAGGTCGTGGTGGCCTCGCTGGTCGGTACCGCCATTGAATTCTTCGATTTCTATATCTACGCCACGGCGGCGGTGATTGTTTTTCCTCATATTTTCTTCCCGCAGGGCGATAATACCGTGGCGACGCTGCAGTCGCTGGCGACCTTCGCCATCGCCTTTGTGGCGCGCCCGATCGGCTCTGCGCTTTTCGGCCACTTCGGCGACCGCGTGGGCCGTAAGGCGACGCTGGTGGCCTCGCTGCTGACGATGGGCATCTCTACCGTGATTATCGGCCTGCTGCCGGGCTACCAGTCGATTGGCGTCGCGGCGCCGCTGCTGCTGGCGCTGGCGCGTTTTGGCCAGGGGCTGGGCCTCGGCGGTGAGTGGGGCGGCGCGGCGCTGCTGGCGACGGAAAACGCGCCGGCGAAAAAACGCGCGCTCTACGGCTCTTTTCCGCAGCTGGGCGCACCGATCGGCTTCTTCTTCGCCAACGGCACTTTTCTGCTGCTCTCCTGGCTGCTGACGGACGAGCAGTTTATGCAGTGGGGCTGGCGCGTGCCCTTTATCCTCTCGGCGGTGCTGGTGATTATCGGCCTCTATGTGCGCGTTTCGCTGCATGAAAGCCCGGTCTTCGCGAAGGTGCAGAAAGAGAAGAAACAGGTACGGGTGCCGATCGCTGCGCTGCTGAGCAAGCATCTTACCGCGACCATCCTCGGCACCTTTATCATGCTGGCGACCTATACGCTGTTCTACATTATGACGGTCTACTCAATGAGCTACGGCACCGCGCCGGCGCCAACGGGCCTCGGCTTTTCGCGCAACAGCTTTCTCTGGATGCTGATGATGGCGGTTATTGGCTTCGGCGTGATGGTGCCGATCGCTGGTCTGCTGGCGGATCGCTTTGGCCGCCGTAAGACCATGATCGTGATTACGCTGATGATTATCGCCTTCGCCTTCCTGTTCCCGTCGATGCTGGGTTCCGGTTCACAAGCGCTGGTGATGGCCTTCCTGCTGCTCGGCCTGAGCGTGATGGGGCTGACCTTCGGCCCGATGGGCGCGCTGCTGCCGGAACTGTTCCCGACTGAAGTGCGTTATACCGGTGCCTCTTTCTCCTACAACCTGTCGTCGATTCTCGGCGCCTCGGTTGCGCCCTATATCGCCACCTGGCTCAACGCCCACTACGGTTTGCAGGCGGTAGGCTACTACCTGGCCTCGATGGCAGCGCTGACGCTGATTGCGCTGATCGCCTGTAAAGAGACGCGCCATCAGACGCTCTACGAAGCGGTGTAA
- a CDS encoding LysR family transcriptional regulator, with protein MATAAHLISNTLPSVKQLQCFLAVAHELNFRRAAERLSMTQPPLTRHIQSLEALLHQQLFSRSTHAVSLTEAGRALVARAESILEALSALHADALSRQARLRIGLTRTLDFTRIPPVGARLAQLNAGDDIDSPDLTSARLLQCLTQNRLDLVLTGEKGAGNEESVRYRWICREPLLIALPTTHPASRQHQVSLDEVSDLPLFWFARRANPAFYDKCEKVFAQLPAPLKKVKEPDDTLTMLAHIARGKGFALLPQSKCAFNQAGLCYRPLRDSQAQQLNIDVYAATRHDDVRPALLQALARLSDGAP; from the coding sequence ATGGCGACGGCAGCTCACCTGATTAGCAATACCCTTCCCAGCGTTAAACAACTCCAGTGTTTCCTCGCCGTCGCGCACGAGCTCAATTTTCGCCGCGCCGCCGAGCGCCTCAGCATGACCCAGCCGCCGCTGACGCGTCATATTCAGAGCCTGGAAGCCCTGCTCCACCAGCAGCTTTTTAGCCGCAGCACCCACGCGGTGAGCCTGACCGAGGCCGGGCGCGCGCTGGTCGCCAGAGCGGAGAGCATTCTCGAGGCTCTCAGCGCCCTTCACGCCGACGCTCTCTCCCGTCAGGCGCGTCTGCGCATCGGGCTGACCCGAACGCTGGACTTTACCCGTATACCGCCTGTCGGTGCGCGGCTGGCGCAGCTGAATGCCGGCGATGATATCGACTCGCCCGATCTGACCTCCGCCCGGCTGCTGCAGTGTCTGACGCAGAACAGGCTGGATCTGGTGCTGACCGGCGAGAAAGGCGCAGGCAATGAAGAGAGCGTCCGCTATCGCTGGATCTGCCGCGAGCCGCTGCTTATCGCGCTGCCGACCACGCACCCCGCCAGTCGCCAGCATCAGGTCTCGCTCGATGAGGTCAGCGATCTGCCGCTGTTCTGGTTTGCCAGGCGCGCCAACCCCGCCTTCTACGATAAATGCGAGAAAGTTTTCGCGCAGCTGCCAGCGCCGTTGAAAAAGGTTAAAGAGCCTGACGATACCCTGACGATGCTGGCGCATATCGCCCGCGGCAAGGGATTCGCCCTGCTGCCGCAGTCAAAGTGCGCCTTTAATCAGGCCGGGTTGTGCTATCGGCCGCTGCGCGATAGCCAGGCGCAGCAGCTGAATATCGACGTCTACGCCGCCACGCGCCATGACGACGTGCGTCCGGCGCTCCTGCAGGCGCTGGCGAGGCTGAGCGACGGCGCGCCTTAA
- a CDS encoding aldo/keto reductase — protein MKTRDLAKTLEVSAIGYGAMGLSEFYGAADDAQSLRVLHKLIELGQTFIDTADQYGRGHNETLIGQFLAGLNSATRARFKVATKCGIERAPDEAYSRTINNRPDYITRCCHDSLKRLGVERIDLFYLHRVSQATPIEESMACLSRLVKEGKINHIGLCEVSAATLRRAHAVHPVAALQTEYSLWTRDVEEAILPTVKALDIGLVAYSPLGRGFLTGKYLRNSDFAEGDFRKNNGRFQQASLDHNAALLSAVRPLAEKYGCTPGQIALAWLLAQYAKLVPIPGTKRIAYLMENAQAAQVALEAADVALLNALHQRVQVQGARYSAEGMKGVNA, from the coding sequence ATGAAAACGCGTGACTTAGCAAAAACCTTAGAGGTGAGCGCCATTGGCTATGGCGCAATGGGCCTCAGCGAATTCTACGGCGCTGCGGACGACGCGCAGTCGCTGCGTGTTTTGCATAAACTTATCGAGCTGGGCCAGACCTTTATTGATACGGCGGATCAGTATGGACGCGGCCACAATGAAACGCTTATCGGGCAGTTTCTTGCCGGACTGAATAGCGCCACGCGCGCCCGGTTTAAGGTCGCCACCAAGTGCGGCATTGAACGCGCGCCCGACGAGGCTTACAGCCGCACCATCAATAACCGGCCGGACTATATTACCCGCTGCTGCCACGACTCCCTTAAGCGACTGGGCGTTGAGCGTATCGATCTTTTCTACCTCCACCGCGTCAGCCAGGCGACGCCGATTGAAGAGAGCATGGCGTGCCTGAGCCGCCTGGTGAAGGAGGGAAAGATAAACCATATCGGGCTATGCGAAGTCTCTGCCGCGACTCTGCGCCGCGCGCACGCCGTTCATCCCGTCGCCGCCCTGCAGACCGAATATTCCCTGTGGACGCGCGACGTTGAGGAGGCGATCCTGCCAACGGTTAAGGCGCTGGATATCGGCCTTGTTGCCTACTCGCCGCTGGGACGCGGTTTCCTGACCGGCAAATATCTGCGCAACAGCGACTTTGCTGAAGGCGACTTCCGTAAAAATAACGGGCGCTTTCAGCAGGCCAGCCTCGATCATAACGCCGCGCTGCTGAGCGCAGTGCGGCCACTGGCGGAGAAGTATGGCTGCACGCCAGGTCAGATAGCGCTGGCCTGGCTGCTGGCGCAGTACGCGAAGCTGGTGCCGATCCCCGGCACGAAACGGATCGCCTACCTGATGGAAAATGCCCAGGCGGCGCAGGTGGCTCTGGAGGCGGCGGACGTGGCGCTGCTGAACGCCCTCCACCAGCGCGTTCAGGTGCAGGGCGCCCGCTATTCGGCAGAGGGGATGAAGGGCGTGAATGCCTGA